One Streptomyces sp. P9-A2 DNA window includes the following coding sequences:
- a CDS encoding aldose 1-epimerase family protein — MQESRTGRQLTLRHGTHSAVVVELGAALRSYAVGEHTVIDGFAEQDRITGGRGQILVPWPNRIRDGRYPWDGQNLQLPLTEPTGGNAIHGLLRWVAWQVVEASDSRAVLEVSLWPQPGYPFHLHVRAEYALGESGLDVAVTAHNLDASAAPYGFGQHPYVTAGTAVVDQAVLTVPARTRLRTDERGLPVAAEPVAGTEYDLRTPRAVGALQLDTPFGDLDRDADGRAVVRLAHPSGAFGTDVWLGEGADYVQLYTGDTLPPGERRRAVAIEPMTCPPDAFRSGTGLVSLGPGEQHTVRWGITPWGE, encoded by the coding sequence ATGCAGGAGAGCCGCACCGGACGGCAACTGACCCTCCGCCACGGCACGCACAGTGCCGTCGTCGTCGAGCTCGGCGCGGCCCTTCGGTCATACGCGGTCGGTGAGCACACCGTGATCGACGGATTCGCCGAACAGGACCGGATCACCGGCGGGCGCGGCCAGATCCTGGTGCCGTGGCCCAACCGGATCCGCGACGGCCGCTACCCCTGGGACGGGCAGAATCTGCAGCTGCCGCTCACCGAGCCGACCGGCGGCAACGCCATCCACGGGCTGCTCCGGTGGGTCGCGTGGCAGGTCGTGGAGGCGAGCGACAGCCGCGCCGTCCTGGAGGTTTCGCTGTGGCCGCAGCCGGGCTACCCGTTCCACCTCCACGTCCGCGCCGAGTACGCCCTGGGCGAGAGCGGGCTCGACGTCGCCGTCACCGCGCACAATCTCGACGCGAGCGCCGCACCCTACGGCTTCGGTCAGCATCCCTACGTCACCGCGGGCACCGCCGTCGTCGACCAGGCCGTGCTGACCGTCCCCGCACGCACACGGTTGCGCACCGATGAGCGAGGCCTGCCGGTGGCCGCCGAGCCGGTCGCCGGGACCGAGTACGACCTGCGAACGCCACGAGCTGTCGGTGCGCTCCAGCTGGACACCCCCTTCGGCGACCTCGACCGGGACGCGGACGGTCGGGCCGTGGTGCGCCTGGCCCATCCGTCGGGTGCGTTCGGCACGGACGTGTGGCTCGGTGAAGGCGCCGACTACGTGCAGCTCTACACCGGCGACACCCTCCCGCCGGGGGAGCGCCGTCGTGCGGTCGCCATCGAGCCGATGACCTGCCCACCCGACGCCTTCCGCAGCGGCACCGGGCTCGTCAGCCTCGGCCCCGGAGAGCAGCACACCGTCCGCTGGGGGATCACGCCGTGGGGGGAGTGA
- a CDS encoding cytochrome d ubiquinol oxidase subunit II yields MADLIAWVMVLAIAAYACAGGTDYGAGFWDLMAGGAERGERPRRLIDHAMAPVWEANNVWLIFVLIVMWTGFPTMFQAVFAAMWLPLALAAVGLVLRGAGFALRKPTRRLAQRRIYGAAFAIPSLLTPFFFGAVLGGIASGRVAVGTTASADAWANPTSVLTGLLAIAATAFLGAVFLCSDARRFGADDLVDYFRVRALFAFAAVVVLALVALPVTHDDARYVWEGLTGGWGLLLVVLAAVCGLATVLLMLRRSHGWSRYTSVASVALTVGAWGFAQRPYLLPTSLTVTEAAGAAHTLRWLVIVTVIAIVLVGPALVLLYRLDTMGELEELTDADTRAARAPGDNP; encoded by the coding sequence ATGGCCGATCTCATTGCTTGGGTGATGGTGCTCGCGATCGCCGCCTACGCCTGCGCCGGGGGCACCGACTACGGCGCCGGCTTCTGGGACCTGATGGCCGGCGGGGCGGAGCGCGGCGAGCGACCCCGTCGGCTGATCGACCACGCCATGGCACCGGTCTGGGAGGCCAACAACGTCTGGCTGATCTTCGTCCTGATCGTCATGTGGACAGGCTTCCCGACGATGTTCCAGGCCGTTTTTGCGGCCATGTGGCTGCCACTCGCCCTCGCCGCCGTCGGGCTGGTGCTCCGCGGCGCCGGATTCGCCCTGCGCAAGCCGACCCGCCGACTGGCCCAACGACGGATCTACGGCGCGGCGTTCGCCATCCCCTCACTGCTCACGCCGTTCTTCTTCGGAGCGGTGCTCGGCGGCATCGCCTCCGGTCGGGTCGCGGTGGGCACGACCGCCTCAGCGGACGCCTGGGCCAATCCGACCTCCGTCCTCACGGGGCTGCTGGCCATCGCCGCCACCGCGTTCCTCGGGGCGGTGTTCCTCTGCTCCGACGCCCGACGCTTCGGCGCGGACGACCTCGTCGACTACTTTCGTGTGCGGGCTCTGTTCGCCTTCGCCGCCGTCGTCGTCCTCGCGCTCGTCGCCCTGCCCGTCACCCACGACGACGCCCGGTACGTCTGGGAGGGCCTCACCGGCGGCTGGGGCCTGCTGCTGGTCGTCCTGGCCGCGGTCTGCGGTCTGGCCACGGTGCTGCTCATGCTGCGCCGCTCCCACGGCTGGTCCCGCTACACCTCGGTGGCGAGCGTCGCCCTGACCGTCGGCGCCTGGGGCTTCGCGCAACGGCCCTACCTGCTGCCCACCTCGCTGACCGTGACCGAGGCGGCCGGCGCCGCGCACACCCTGCGCTGGCTGGTGATCGTCACGGTCATCGCGATCGTGCTGGTCGGCCCGGCGCTGGTGCTGCTCTACCGGCTCGACACCATGGGGGAGCTGGAGGAGCTCACCGACGCCGACACCCGGGCCGCCAGAGCACCCGGGGACAACCCGTAG
- a CDS encoding gluconokinase, translating to MTRVPTVVVVMGVSGSGKSTVGLLLARRLALPFLDADDLHPAANRAKMAAGRPLDDEDRRPWLMSLADWIREATDSGRGGVVACSALKHVYRDLLRRAGTGVWFLHLALDRATADRRVAGRVGHFMPARLVDSQYAALEPLRPDEPGLTVDAATDPQAIVDEAANAVRATG from the coding sequence GTGACCCGGGTGCCCACGGTCGTGGTGGTCATGGGTGTCTCGGGATCGGGCAAGTCCACCGTGGGACTGCTGCTCGCGCGGCGGCTCGCGCTGCCCTTCCTGGATGCGGACGACCTGCACCCTGCCGCGAACCGCGCCAAGATGGCTGCGGGTCGCCCACTCGACGACGAGGATCGCCGGCCGTGGCTGATGTCGCTCGCCGACTGGATCCGGGAGGCGACCGACTCCGGCCGGGGCGGGGTGGTGGCGTGCTCGGCCCTCAAGCACGTATACCGGGACCTGCTCCGCAGGGCTGGCACAGGCGTGTGGTTCCTGCACCTGGCGCTCGACCGGGCGACCGCCGACCGGCGGGTCGCCGGACGCGTGGGCCATTTCATGCCGGCCCGGCTGGTGGACTCCCAGTACGCCGCCCTCGAACCGTTGCGACCGGACGAGCCCGGGCTGACCGTCGACGCGGCCACTGACCCGCAGGCCATCGTCGACGAGGCGGCGAACGCCGTGCGGGCGACCGGGTGA
- a CDS encoding cyclase family protein, whose amino-acid sequence MVTRARPAGPPRLTEDEFGVLYRRLVSRTAWAKGDRGALDALTPARVVAATREVRTGRTVTLASPVETSPGPDNPEPARHRMRGHPKDGGSGGLRFAMDSFAMNVHGDADSHIDALCHVVYDGTLHGGVAASTVTAGGATALSIEAARDGIVGRGVLLDIPRLRGVPWLEPGDHVTAGDLGAAETAQHVRVGEGDLLFVRVGHRRRRAELGPWHAADARAGLHPSALEFLADRRVAVLGGDGNNDTAPSSTEGVDFPVHVLAIHAMGLHLLDYLQFEDLAPVCAAEGRWSFLCVIAPLRLPDATGSPVNPIAVL is encoded by the coding sequence ATGGTCACCCGTGCCCGTCCGGCAGGACCGCCACGGCTTACCGAGGACGAGTTCGGTGTGCTGTACCGGCGGCTGGTCTCGCGCACCGCCTGGGCCAAGGGTGACCGGGGTGCTCTGGACGCGCTCACTCCCGCCCGGGTGGTGGCCGCCACCCGCGAGGTGCGGACCGGCCGGACGGTGACACTGGCCTCGCCGGTGGAGACGTCACCCGGTCCGGACAATCCGGAGCCGGCGAGGCACCGAATGAGGGGGCATCCGAAGGACGGCGGCTCGGGCGGGCTGCGGTTCGCGATGGACAGCTTCGCGATGAACGTGCACGGTGACGCCGACAGCCACATCGACGCCCTCTGCCACGTGGTCTACGACGGCACGCTGCACGGCGGCGTGGCCGCGAGCACCGTCACGGCGGGCGGCGCCACGGCGCTCTCCATCGAGGCGGCGCGCGACGGGATCGTCGGACGCGGCGTGCTGCTGGACATCCCGCGGCTGCGCGGCGTGCCGTGGCTCGAACCGGGTGATCACGTGACCGCCGGCGACCTCGGCGCGGCCGAGACCGCCCAGCACGTCCGCGTGGGAGAGGGCGACCTCCTGTTCGTCCGGGTCGGCCATCGCCGGCGCCGTGCCGAGCTCGGACCGTGGCACGCGGCGGACGCGCGCGCGGGGCTCCATCCGTCCGCGCTGGAGTTCCTGGCGGACCGGCGGGTCGCCGTGCTCGGCGGCGACGGGAACAACGACACCGCCCCGAGTTCCACCGAGGGCGTCGACTTCCCCGTGCATGTGCTGGCGATCCACGCCATGGGCCTTCACCTGCTGGACTACCTGCAGTTCGAGGACCTGGCACCGGTCTGCGCGGCGGAGGGGCGCTGGTCGTTCCTGTGCGTGATCGCCCCGCTGAGGCTGCCGGACGCCACCGGCTCGCCGGTCAACCCGATCGCCGTCCTGTGA
- a CDS encoding cation:proton antiporter yields MTTDQVLIGVGLILVLAVGSQLLASRLHIPALIVLLPVGFAAGALIDDVDPEQLLGAAFSPLVSLAVAVILYDAGLGLDLARLKGHTRRVVVRLIWIGVPITGLLGTLLAAPLLGMPSRAAVMIGAILVVSGPTVVGPLLSFVRPKDRLQHLLTWEGSLIDPVGGVLGALVFHAVVASSRHHLGSGMEHFLASMGIGVAGGAVGAALLWVLFRVLRPGEVLGTTAQLAAVIGVAAFCDVLRDDTGLIAAVVMGLAVANLPSMDVPARRPFFETLVSLILGLLFISISATVTPHSLRHVWLPALGLAAFLVLVVRPMVAVVSTLGTELTRGERGFIGWMAPRGIVAAATASTFSADLVAKGIGGASKILPATFVVIVATVTLYGLTASPVARRLGVVRPSRSRPLLVGGDPWVVDLGVALKSAGLEVLMWAGGEQQRERIRQAGIELAPGELLGAAAGEAAELEGITAVYFLTAEDDFNALAAVLLRGSVEGTVHRLNAPADSHGVVAPFIGGEVLFGPDLTWPTFSRRYEDGAAVLGQPAADALRPGSDLLFLVRRDGRLDPVTEGSTPLPRPGDTAVLLVPGARGTESPPA; encoded by the coding sequence GTGACGACGGACCAGGTTCTCATCGGCGTGGGCCTGATCCTGGTCCTGGCCGTCGGATCGCAGCTCCTGGCCAGCCGCCTGCACATCCCCGCCCTCATCGTCCTGCTGCCGGTCGGCTTCGCCGCCGGCGCGCTGATCGACGACGTCGACCCCGAGCAGCTGCTGGGGGCGGCGTTCTCACCGCTGGTGTCGCTGGCCGTCGCCGTGATCCTGTACGACGCCGGACTCGGGCTGGACCTGGCGAGACTGAAGGGCCACACCCGCCGCGTCGTCGTCCGGCTGATCTGGATCGGTGTCCCGATCACCGGGCTGCTCGGCACGCTCCTCGCCGCGCCGCTGCTGGGGATGCCCTCACGGGCGGCCGTCATGATCGGCGCGATCCTCGTGGTCTCGGGGCCGACGGTCGTCGGACCGCTGCTCAGCTTCGTGCGACCGAAGGACCGCCTCCAGCACCTCCTGACCTGGGAAGGCTCCCTCATCGACCCGGTCGGCGGCGTCCTGGGAGCACTGGTCTTCCACGCGGTCGTGGCCAGCTCGCGCCACCACCTCGGCAGTGGGATGGAGCATTTCCTCGCCAGCATGGGCATCGGAGTGGCCGGAGGAGCGGTCGGGGCGGCTCTGCTGTGGGTGCTGTTCCGGGTGCTGCGGCCCGGCGAGGTCCTCGGCACCACGGCGCAGCTTGCCGCGGTGATCGGTGTGGCGGCGTTCTGCGATGTCCTGCGCGACGACACGGGACTCATCGCCGCCGTGGTGATGGGCCTGGCCGTCGCCAACCTCCCCAGCATGGACGTACCCGCGCGTCGGCCCTTCTTCGAGACCCTGGTCAGCCTGATCCTCGGCCTGCTCTTCATCTCGATCTCGGCCACCGTCACCCCGCACTCGCTGCGCCATGTGTGGCTGCCCGCGCTCGGGCTCGCCGCCTTTCTGGTACTGGTCGTCAGGCCGATGGTCGCGGTCGTGTCCACCCTCGGCACCGAACTGACACGCGGCGAGCGGGGCTTCATCGGCTGGATGGCGCCGCGCGGTATCGTCGCGGCCGCCACGGCTTCGACGTTCTCGGCGGACCTGGTGGCCAAGGGAATCGGCGGCGCTTCGAAGATCCTTCCGGCCACGTTCGTGGTCATCGTCGCGACCGTGACGCTCTACGGCCTGACCGCCTCTCCCGTCGCCCGGCGCCTGGGCGTGGTGCGCCCGTCCCGCTCGCGGCCCCTGCTGGTCGGCGGCGACCCCTGGGTGGTCGACCTGGGCGTGGCCCTGAAGTCAGCGGGGCTGGAGGTGCTGATGTGGGCAGGGGGCGAGCAACAGCGCGAACGTATCCGGCAGGCCGGGATCGAGCTTGCGCCCGGTGAGCTGCTGGGCGCCGCCGCGGGCGAGGCCGCCGAGCTGGAGGGCATCACGGCGGTGTACTTCCTCACCGCCGAGGACGACTTCAACGCACTGGCGGCGGTGCTTCTGCGAGGCAGCGTGGAGGGTACGGTCCACCGTCTCAACGCACCGGCCGACAGCCACGGCGTGGTGGCGCCGTTCATCGGTGGCGAGGTTCTGTTCGGCCCGGATCTGACCTGGCCGACGTTCTCCCGCAGGTACGAGGACGGGGCAGCCGTGCTGGGGCAGCCCGCCGCCGACGCCCTGCGGCCAGGCAGCGATCTGCTGTTCCTCGTGCGCCGGGACGGCCGCCTCGATCCGGTCACGGAAGGCAGTACACCACTGCCCCGGCCGGGGGACACGGCCGTCCTGCTGGTCCCGGGCGCGCGGGGTACCGAGAGCCCGCCGGCGTAG
- a CDS encoding DUF389 domain-containing protein: MEMIHVRLVSPPDLTPRAVGLLTDDRYVFNLVVLAELAHNPDGDAIECDILAGAANAVLRGLRELELDRRGSIVIEPVEMAFSGTAAEAEQQQLGALAHAPVWEEVEARIRAEGTYLPSFYIYLVIAGVIGAVGIITNSQILIVAAMVVGPEYGAITSVALGIDRGNGTRIRQGLSALTVGFLLAILVTFLFSWAIRGLDLQPKAFELGIRPVSTLIDAPNAFSVVVAVLAGIVGIMSLTQARTSALLGVFISVTTIPAAADIGVSCAFASWSEARGSLVQLLLNIVLLILVGALMIRFQRAVWRRIARRDGRAGSG; this comes from the coding sequence ATGGAGATGATCCACGTCCGGCTGGTGAGCCCCCCTGACCTCACCCCTCGGGCGGTCGGGCTGCTGACCGACGACCGCTATGTCTTCAACCTGGTCGTCCTTGCCGAACTGGCGCACAACCCCGACGGCGACGCGATCGAGTGCGACATCCTGGCGGGTGCGGCCAACGCCGTGCTGCGCGGTCTGCGCGAGCTGGAACTCGACCGCCGCGGATCCATCGTCATCGAACCGGTCGAGATGGCCTTCTCCGGTACAGCGGCCGAAGCCGAGCAGCAGCAGCTCGGGGCGCTCGCGCACGCGCCGGTCTGGGAGGAGGTCGAAGCGCGGATTCGCGCCGAGGGCACCTATCTGCCGAGCTTCTACATCTACCTGGTCATCGCAGGCGTCATCGGGGCAGTGGGAATCATCACCAACTCCCAGATCCTGATCGTCGCGGCGATGGTCGTAGGACCGGAGTACGGCGCCATCACCAGCGTCGCACTGGGCATCGACCGCGGCAACGGCACCAGGATCCGGCAGGGCCTGTCCGCCCTGACCGTGGGATTCCTGCTGGCCATCCTCGTGACCTTCCTGTTCTCGTGGGCGATCCGGGGCCTCGACCTCCAACCCAAGGCATTCGAGCTGGGCATCAGGCCGGTCTCCACACTGATCGACGCCCCCAACGCCTTCTCCGTCGTCGTCGCGGTGCTGGCCGGCATCGTCGGCATCATGTCCCTGACCCAGGCCAGGACGAGCGCGCTGCTCGGCGTCTTCATCTCGGTGACCACCATCCCGGCCGCCGCCGACATCGGCGTCTCCTGCGCGTTCGCCAGCTGGAGCGAGGCGCGCGGATCCCTGGTCCAACTCCTGCTCAACATCGTGCTGCTGATCCTGGTGGGCGCGCTGATGATCAGATTCCAACGGGCTGTCTGGCGGCGCATCGCCCGTCGTGACGGGCGCGCGGGCAGCGGGTGA
- a CDS encoding GMC family oxidoreductase: MVDDHHYDVVIIGTGAGGGTLAHRLAPTGKRVLILERGGYLPRERDNWDSTAVFVKGKYRAPEFWYDKHGNEFPPEVNYYVGGNTKFYGAALFRLRPEDFGELRHHDGISPAWPIRYEDLEPYYTQAEQLYLVHGRHGEDPTEGPASGQYPHPPVEHESRIQQLSDDLERRGLHPFHLPIGVNLTQGENGGATHDSVCIRCDRVDGFPCLMGAKSDAQVICVDPALKYDNVTMVTNANVRRLETDPTGHTVTKVVAELGDGTTEEFGADIVVVAAGAVNSAVLLLRSANDKHPGGLANSSDVVGRHYMRHNNLALMAVSKEPNPTRFQKTLALNDWYLGADDWEYPLGGIQMLGKSDADQIHGEAPRWAGAVMPDMPFEVLAHHAVDFWLCGEDLPLPESRVTLDKDDRIHLALDEKNNIAGLKRLQHKLRSMLGHLGMHEHHLLDHSIYLHKGMPIGATAHQAGTVRFGEDPRSSALDVDCKAHDLDNLYVVDTSFFPSIGAVNPSLTAIANALRVGDRIAARLR, encoded by the coding sequence ATGGTTGATGATCACCACTACGACGTCGTCATCATCGGTACGGGAGCGGGCGGCGGTACGCTCGCCCACCGGCTGGCCCCCACCGGCAAGCGGGTCCTGATCCTGGAACGCGGCGGCTACCTGCCGCGGGAGCGGGACAACTGGGACTCCACCGCCGTCTTCGTCAAGGGCAAGTACCGTGCCCCGGAGTTCTGGTACGACAAGCACGGCAACGAGTTCCCCCCGGAGGTGAACTACTACGTCGGGGGCAACACCAAGTTCTACGGCGCCGCGCTCTTCCGGCTCCGGCCCGAGGACTTCGGCGAGCTGCGCCACCACGACGGCATCTCACCGGCCTGGCCGATCCGCTACGAGGATCTGGAGCCGTACTACACGCAGGCCGAGCAGCTGTACCTGGTGCACGGCCGGCATGGCGAGGACCCCACCGAGGGTCCGGCGAGCGGCCAGTATCCACACCCCCCGGTGGAGCACGAGTCGCGCATCCAGCAGCTCAGCGACGACCTGGAGAGAAGGGGACTGCACCCTTTCCACCTGCCCATCGGCGTGAACCTCACCCAGGGCGAGAACGGCGGGGCCACCCATGACAGCGTCTGCATCCGCTGCGACCGCGTCGACGGCTTCCCCTGCCTGATGGGCGCCAAGTCCGACGCGCAGGTGATCTGCGTCGACCCGGCACTGAAGTACGACAACGTCACGATGGTGACCAACGCCAACGTGCGCCGCCTGGAGACCGACCCGACCGGACACACGGTCACCAAGGTCGTCGCCGAGCTCGGCGACGGAACGACGGAGGAATTCGGCGCCGACATCGTGGTGGTCGCGGCCGGCGCGGTCAACTCCGCGGTCCTGCTGCTGCGTTCGGCCAACGACAAGCATCCCGGCGGCCTGGCCAACAGCTCGGACGTGGTGGGGCGCCACTACATGCGGCACAACAACCTGGCGCTGATGGCGGTGTCGAAGGAACCGAACCCCACCAGGTTCCAGAAGACCCTGGCGCTGAACGACTGGTACCTGGGCGCGGACGACTGGGAGTATCCGCTCGGCGGCATCCAGATGCTCGGCAAGTCGGACGCCGACCAGATCCACGGCGAGGCGCCGCGCTGGGCCGGTGCCGTCATGCCCGACATGCCCTTCGAGGTACTGGCGCACCATGCCGTCGACTTCTGGCTGTGCGGGGAGGACCTCCCGCTGCCCGAGAGCCGGGTCACCCTCGACAAGGACGACCGCATCCACCTGGCTCTCGACGAGAAGAACAACATCGCCGGGCTGAAGCGCCTCCAGCACAAGCTGCGGAGCATGCTCGGGCACCTGGGCATGCACGAGCACCACCTGCTGGATCACAGCATCTACCTGCACAAGGGCATGCCGATCGGAGCCACCGCGCACCAGGCCGGCACCGTACGGTTCGGCGAGGACCCGAGGAGTTCGGCCCTCGACGTCGACTGCAAGGCCCACGACCTCGACAACCTGTACGTCGTGGACACCAGCTTCTTCCCCAGCATCGGCGCGGTGAACCCGTCACTGACCGCCATCGCCAACGCCCTGCGGGTGGGCGATCGCATCGCCGCCCGGCTGCGCTGA
- a CDS encoding glycoside hydrolase family 15 protein, whose protein sequence is MDRYPPIAEHGLVGDLQTAALVSSQGVVDWFAAPRFDSPSIFAALLDHDGGGYMRLAPEHPDLTCKQLYYPDTAILVTRFMSPDGVGEVVDFMPPDQTRTATDRHTLVRLVRAVRGTVDFTLECRPRFDYGRAEHQLELSEDGALFRAPGTDGHLRSTFPLERDGQDVRGKVTLNAGESGGVVFTVCASGGEAPAPPTIDGLNGQFEEVGRFWRHWLRQSRYRGRWPELVHRSAITLKLLTYAPTGALVAAATMGLPEQVGGERNWDYRFTWVRDSALSVRAMLDLGFVEEATAFVHWLVDRLREREGKKEEPLQTMYRIDGDPDLPEQTLDHFEGYRGSSPVRIGNGAADQLQLDIYGEALYAVSQGAEIAQQASFEGWQALARTLDWFADAWDRPDEGIWETRGGRQDFTYSRVMSWVAFDHGLRLADSFRRPADVERWRTARDAVFEQIMERGWSEKERAFVQHYDGDVLDASLLLMPRVGFIAPRATAWLSTLDAMDRKLVSDSLVYRYDPAASPDGLRGSEGTFSLCTFLYVDALARAGRLPQARYTFEKMQTYANHVGLFAEEIGPSGEQLGNFPQAFTHLSLIMAATTLDQALDAENGR, encoded by the coding sequence ATGGATCGCTACCCTCCCATCGCCGAACACGGCCTGGTGGGCGACCTGCAGACCGCCGCGCTCGTCTCGTCGCAGGGCGTCGTCGACTGGTTCGCAGCTCCCCGGTTCGACTCGCCCAGCATTTTCGCCGCCCTGCTCGACCACGACGGCGGCGGGTACATGCGGCTGGCCCCCGAACACCCCGACCTGACGTGCAAGCAGCTCTACTACCCCGACACGGCCATCCTGGTGACCCGGTTCATGTCACCGGACGGGGTGGGCGAGGTGGTCGACTTCATGCCTCCGGACCAGACCCGCACCGCTACCGACCGTCACACCCTGGTCCGCTTGGTGCGTGCCGTGCGGGGGACCGTCGACTTCACCCTCGAGTGCCGGCCGCGCTTCGACTACGGCCGGGCCGAACACCAGCTCGAACTGAGCGAGGACGGCGCTCTGTTCCGGGCCCCCGGGACCGACGGGCACCTGCGCTCCACCTTCCCGCTGGAGCGCGACGGTCAGGACGTGCGCGGAAAGGTGACGCTGAACGCCGGGGAGTCCGGCGGCGTCGTGTTCACCGTCTGCGCGTCCGGCGGCGAGGCGCCCGCACCCCCCACCATCGACGGGCTCAACGGGCAGTTCGAGGAGGTCGGCCGGTTCTGGCGGCACTGGCTGCGCCAGTCCCGCTACCGAGGGCGGTGGCCCGAGCTGGTGCACCGCTCGGCCATCACCCTCAAACTCCTCACCTACGCCCCCACCGGCGCCCTGGTCGCGGCAGCCACCATGGGCCTGCCCGAGCAGGTCGGCGGAGAGCGCAACTGGGACTACCGGTTCACCTGGGTACGCGACAGCGCGCTGTCGGTGCGGGCCATGCTGGACCTCGGCTTCGTCGAGGAGGCCACCGCCTTCGTCCACTGGCTGGTGGACAGGCTGCGGGAGCGCGAGGGCAAAAAGGAGGAGCCGCTCCAGACGATGTACCGGATCGACGGTGATCCCGACCTGCCGGAGCAGACACTCGATCACTTCGAGGGCTATCGCGGCTCCTCGCCCGTCCGTATCGGCAACGGCGCCGCCGACCAGCTCCAGCTGGACATCTACGGCGAGGCCCTCTACGCGGTGTCCCAGGGGGCCGAGATCGCGCAGCAGGCCAGCTTCGAGGGATGGCAGGCGCTCGCCAGGACGTTGGACTGGTTCGCCGATGCCTGGGACCGGCCGGACGAGGGCATCTGGGAGACCCGCGGCGGCCGCCAGGACTTCACCTACAGCCGGGTGATGTCGTGGGTCGCCTTCGACCACGGGCTGCGTCTGGCCGATTCCTTCCGCCGGCCCGCCGACGTGGAGCGGTGGCGCACGGCGCGGGACGCCGTCTTCGAGCAGATCATGGAGCGCGGCTGGAGCGAGAAGGAGCGCGCCTTCGTCCAGCACTACGACGGTGACGTCCTGGACGCCTCGCTGCTGCTCATGCCCAGGGTCGGGTTCATCGCTCCCCGGGCCACGGCGTGGCTCTCCACGCTTGACGCGATGGATCGCAAGCTCGTCTCCGACAGCCTCGTCTACCGCTACGACCCGGCGGCATCGCCGGACGGGCTGCGCGGCTCGGAGGGCACCTTCAGCCTGTGCACCTTCCTCTACGTCGACGCGCTGGCCCGGGCGGGGCGGCTGCCCCAGGCCCGCTACACCTTCGAGAAGATGCAGACCTACGCCAACCACGTCGGGCTGTTCGCCGAGGAAATCGGTCCGAGCGGGGAGCAACTGGGCAACTTTCCCCAGGCGTTCACCCATCTTTCGCTCATCATGGCGGCCACCACCCTCGACCAGGCGCTCGACGCGGAGAACGGGCGCTGA